Proteins encoded within one genomic window of Pseudalkalibacillus sp. SCS-8:
- a CDS encoding PLP-dependent aspartate aminotransferase family protein, producing the protein MSVENFRFDSKAVHFHNRLKSESTSKAQPIYQTSAFKFENLEELEGFFEGKSPYIYSRVSNPNTDDLGTGVAQLEGAPKGIATSSGISAILAGILAVAEQGSHIVACEDLYGGTYQLLAKELPSLGIEVSFVSFASEEAIREAIQSNTVLLYTESVTNPFLRVEDIERVVEIGREFNVKTMIDNTFATPYLVQPYLKGVNIVAHSATKYIGGHSDITAGVVVGDLPLIEKAKSKVMNFGSNLSPFEAWLTCRGLKTLSVRMERHTNNAQKLANYLSEHPSIEKVYYPEFVSKKGNGAIVSILLSEEVDPNAFCEKLDWIGVVPTLAGVETTVSYPIGTSHRALPPAEQERLGITKHLIRISVGIEDYEDILEAFENALN; encoded by the coding sequence ATGAGTGTGGAAAATTTCCGTTTTGATTCCAAAGCAGTACATTTTCATAATAGGCTAAAATCAGAGTCAACGAGTAAAGCACAGCCGATCTACCAAACTTCTGCTTTCAAGTTCGAGAACTTGGAGGAGCTGGAAGGTTTTTTTGAAGGCAAGTCCCCATACATCTATTCGAGGGTGAGTAACCCCAATACGGATGACCTTGGAACAGGTGTCGCTCAACTAGAAGGCGCCCCGAAAGGGATTGCAACCTCTTCAGGGATCTCAGCCATACTCGCAGGAATCTTAGCAGTTGCCGAGCAAGGTTCACATATTGTCGCTTGTGAAGACCTATATGGTGGTACATATCAGTTACTCGCAAAAGAGCTGCCATCTCTGGGGATAGAAGTTTCATTCGTTTCTTTTGCTTCAGAAGAGGCGATTCGAGAAGCGATTCAATCGAACACGGTTCTACTTTACACGGAGTCCGTAACGAATCCGTTCTTACGTGTTGAAGACATTGAACGAGTCGTGGAGATCGGCAGAGAGTTTAATGTGAAGACAATGATTGATAATACATTTGCGACCCCATATCTTGTCCAACCGTATTTAAAAGGTGTTAATATCGTGGCACATAGTGCGACCAAATATATTGGCGGACATTCAGACATAACAGCAGGTGTTGTAGTCGGAGATCTGCCGCTGATCGAAAAAGCGAAGAGTAAAGTGATGAACTTCGGGAGCAACTTGAGTCCGTTTGAAGCGTGGCTTACTTGTAGAGGACTGAAAACCCTAAGTGTAAGGATGGAAAGGCACACGAATAATGCTCAGAAATTAGCAAACTATTTGTCCGAGCATCCGTCGATCGAGAAAGTATATTATCCTGAATTCGTGTCGAAAAAAGGGAATGGTGCGATTGTGTCGATTCTTCTGAGTGAAGAGGTGGATCCGAACGCGTTTTGTGAAAAATTAGATTGGATCGGTGTCGTTCCTACACTTGCAGGAGTGGAAACCACCGTGTCCTATCCAATCGGAACATCCCATCGGGCACTTCCTCCGGCCGAACAGGAACGATTAGGAATAACGAAACATCTTATCCGTATTTCGGTCGGGATTGAAGACTATGAAGATATTTTAGAAGCGTTTGAAAATGCGTTAAATTAA
- the ilvE gene encoding branched-chain-amino-acid transaminase, which produces MSEQWIYLNGRYVNKKDAVVSVYDHGFLYGDGVFEGIRMYDGNVFRLKEHVDRLYDSAKSIMLEVPYMKEELTEIIAETLRRNELTDAYVRVVVSRGVGNLGLDPTHCREPQVIVIAEQLALFPEKLYETGIEIATVASRRNRADVLSPKVKSLNYLNNILVKIEANLAGVSEALMLNDQGYVAEGSADNVFIIKGNVIKTPPGYVGALEGVTRNAIMEIARLLGYEMREEVFTRHDVYTADEVFLTGTAAEVIGVVKVDGRQIGEGKPGELTNQLLEAFRKTVTEDGYKVYTHEKVQAG; this is translated from the coding sequence ATGAGCGAACAATGGATTTACCTGAATGGCCGCTATGTCAATAAAAAGGATGCGGTTGTATCTGTGTATGATCATGGATTTCTATACGGAGATGGGGTGTTCGAAGGTATTCGTATGTATGACGGTAATGTGTTCCGACTGAAAGAGCATGTTGATCGCTTATACGATTCAGCGAAATCCATCATGCTTGAAGTACCGTACATGAAGGAAGAGCTGACTGAGATTATTGCAGAAACGTTAAGACGGAACGAACTGACGGATGCATACGTACGTGTCGTTGTTTCGCGAGGTGTAGGAAACCTCGGATTGGATCCAACGCATTGCAGGGAACCACAAGTGATCGTCATCGCAGAACAGCTTGCCCTCTTTCCAGAGAAGCTGTATGAAACCGGAATCGAGATCGCGACGGTTGCAAGCAGAAGGAATCGCGCAGATGTTTTATCACCTAAAGTAAAATCATTGAATTATTTAAATAATATCCTCGTCAAAATCGAGGCAAACCTCGCTGGTGTAAGTGAGGCTCTGATGCTGAATGATCAAGGGTATGTCGCAGAAGGATCGGCAGACAATGTGTTCATCATCAAAGGGAACGTCATCAAAACACCACCTGGCTATGTTGGTGCCCTGGAAGGCGTTACACGTAATGCCATCATGGAAATCGCCCGGCTGTTAGGATACGAAATGCGTGAAGAAGTGTTTACGAGACATGATGTATACACTGCGGATGAGGTGTTCCTGACAGGGACAGCAGCTGAAGTCATCGGAGTCGTAAAGGTAGACGGAAGGCAAATCGGTGAAGGGAAACCTGGTGAACTGACGAATCAGCTCCTCGAAGCGTTCCGTAAGACCGTGACAGAAGATGGCTATAAAGTTTACACACATGAAAAAGTCCAAGCAGGGTAA
- the ilvD gene encoding dihydroxy-acid dehydratase, giving the protein MRSDMIKKGIDRAPHRSLLRATGVKTRDIEKPFIGVCNSYIDIIPGHMHLNKFAEVVKEAIREAGGIPFEFNTIGVDDGIAMGHIGMRYSLPSREIIADSAETVINAHWFDGVFFIPNCDKITPGMLMAAARTNVPSVFVSGGPMEGGTSKDGKPLSLVSVFEGVGAHQSGTMTAEALLDIEQNACPTCGSCSGMFTANSMNSMMEMVGLALPGNGTIVATSDERHRLIREAAHHLVDMIKKDIKPRDIITKEAIDDAFALDMAMGGSTNTVLHTLAIANEAEVEYDLNRINEIAEKTPYLAKISPASDYTMDDVHKAGGISAIIKELCQIDGLVNKERITVTGKSLYETVEPYDIKNDQVIRRKDNPYSKVGGLSILNGNIAPEGGVIKVGAVDPSIKTFLGRAVCFDSQDEAQKGIDDGTVQAGDVVVIRYEGPKGGPGMPEMLAPTAAIAGRGLDKEVALITDGRFSGASRGISVGHISPEAAEGGPIAFVEDGDSIFIDLENRSINLMVSEEELEERRRNFEQPPPKIKKGYLARYAKLVTSASTGGIMKV; this is encoded by the coding sequence ATGCGAAGTGACATGATCAAGAAAGGAATCGACCGTGCGCCGCATAGAAGCTTGTTGCGGGCGACGGGCGTAAAAACACGAGATATTGAAAAACCATTCATTGGCGTATGCAACTCTTATATCGACATCATCCCGGGTCACATGCACCTGAATAAATTTGCTGAAGTGGTAAAGGAAGCGATACGTGAAGCAGGAGGAATCCCGTTTGAATTCAACACGATTGGGGTGGATGACGGAATTGCGATGGGACATATCGGGATGCGGTATTCCTTGCCAAGCAGAGAAATCATTGCAGATTCAGCCGAGACCGTTATCAACGCACATTGGTTCGATGGGGTCTTCTTCATACCGAATTGTGACAAGATCACACCGGGGATGCTGATGGCAGCAGCACGGACGAACGTTCCATCGGTGTTTGTCTCAGGTGGCCCGATGGAAGGCGGAACGTCGAAGGACGGAAAGCCTCTGTCCCTCGTTTCTGTGTTCGAAGGAGTCGGTGCGCACCAATCGGGTACGATGACAGCTGAAGCGCTGCTTGATATCGAACAGAATGCATGCCCGACATGTGGATCGTGTTCAGGGATGTTTACAGCGAATTCAATGAACTCGATGATGGAGATGGTCGGATTAGCCCTGCCAGGGAATGGGACGATCGTGGCCACATCCGATGAACGACATCGATTGATTCGTGAAGCAGCCCATCACCTCGTAGACATGATTAAAAAGGACATCAAACCGAGGGACATCATCACGAAAGAAGCGATTGACGATGCTTTTGCGTTGGACATGGCGATGGGCGGATCAACGAATACGGTTCTTCACACACTTGCCATCGCAAATGAGGCAGAAGTCGAGTATGACCTGAACAGGATCAATGAAATTGCGGAGAAGACACCTTACTTGGCGAAAATAAGTCCAGCTTCCGACTATACGATGGATGATGTCCATAAAGCAGGTGGGATCAGCGCGATCATTAAAGAGCTCTGTCAAATTGACGGGCTGGTCAACAAGGAAAGGATAACCGTCACAGGCAAGTCGCTCTATGAAACGGTTGAACCGTATGACATCAAAAATGACCAGGTCATCCGAAGAAAGGATAACCCTTATAGCAAAGTCGGAGGACTCTCTATCCTGAACGGGAACATCGCTCCAGAAGGCGGCGTCATAAAAGTAGGCGCAGTCGATCCATCGATTAAGACATTCCTTGGAAGGGCTGTCTGTTTCGACTCACAGGATGAAGCCCAAAAAGGCATAGATGACGGAACTGTTCAAGCGGGAGACGTGGTAGTCATCCGATATGAGGGACCAAAGGGTGGTCCTGGAATGCCGGAGATGCTCGCTCCAACCGCCGCGATCGCGGGACGGGGATTGGATAAAGAAGTTGCTCTCATCACCGATGGTCGCTTTTCGGGAGCATCGCGAGGAATTTCGGTCGGACATATCTCTCCAGAAGCAGCCGAAGGAGGTCCGATTGCATTCGTCGAGGATGGTGACTCGATTTTCATCGATCTTGAAAATCGCTCTATCAACCTGATGGTATCTGAAGAAGAGCTGGAGGAACGTAGACGGAACTTCGAGCAGCCTCCACCTAAAATCAAAAAAGGGTATTTAGCCCGCTATGCGAAGCTCGTTACCTCTGCGAGTACAGGTGGAATCATGAAAGTCTAA
- the ilvB gene encoding acetolactate synthase large subunit: MKAKVKAEPQEQRRTGAETLIHALKQENVEVVFGYPGGAVLPIYDALYRNPIKHVLARHEQGAIHAAEGYARISGNAGVVIATSGPGATNLITGIADAMMDSLPLVIFTGQVASGVIGTDAFQEADVTGITMPITKHNYQVRDVKDLPRIVKEAFHIATTGRPGPVLVDIPKDVSALAGDVRFDEEVHLPGFQPTKSPNLLQVKKLNEAIAAAKKPVILAGAGVLHARASDQLQVFAEKKNIPVVHTLLGLGGFPADHPLYLGMGGMHGCYAANMSLYESDLLISIGARFDDRLTGNLKNFAPHATVAHIDIDPAEIGKNVETHIPIVADAKEALHKLIDEPGESSMCDEWLMHLHRYKEEFPYWSNEVGGSISPQKLIAEIHKLTDGDAIVTTDVGQHQMWAAQYYTFKNPHSWVTSGGLGTMGFGFPASIGAQLAKPDKRVVSIVGDGGFQMTSEELILLKEMELPIKIVIVNNGSLGMVRQWQESFYEKRYSQSVFMTQPDFVKLAESYGVKGYKVSTMEEARFLLSQVLNDEEPALIDCRVCAEENVYPMVVPGTGLHEMIGVRP, encoded by the coding sequence ATGAAGGCTAAAGTAAAGGCTGAACCTCAAGAGCAACGGCGGACAGGAGCCGAAACTCTTATTCATGCCTTGAAGCAGGAAAACGTCGAAGTTGTATTCGGTTATCCAGGAGGGGCAGTATTACCAATCTACGATGCACTGTACCGAAACCCGATCAAACACGTCCTTGCCCGCCATGAACAAGGCGCGATCCACGCAGCAGAAGGCTATGCGAGAATTTCTGGAAATGCTGGCGTTGTTATCGCAACTTCTGGGCCTGGAGCGACAAACCTGATTACTGGCATTGCTGACGCGATGATGGATTCCTTGCCACTCGTCATTTTTACCGGGCAGGTCGCCTCCGGTGTCATCGGCACTGACGCCTTCCAGGAGGCAGATGTAACCGGCATTACGATGCCGATTACGAAACACAATTACCAGGTTCGAGATGTGAAAGACCTCCCTAGAATTGTGAAAGAAGCTTTTCATATTGCGACAACGGGACGTCCCGGACCCGTTCTCGTCGATATCCCGAAGGATGTTTCAGCGCTTGCAGGAGATGTCCGGTTCGACGAAGAGGTTCACCTGCCTGGCTTTCAGCCGACGAAGTCACCGAATTTGCTACAAGTCAAGAAGCTGAACGAAGCCATTGCGGCCGCAAAAAAGCCTGTCATTTTGGCAGGGGCAGGTGTCCTGCATGCGAGGGCATCGGATCAGTTGCAGGTTTTCGCGGAAAAGAAAAACATCCCGGTTGTCCACACCCTTCTCGGGTTAGGTGGTTTTCCTGCTGACCACCCATTATACCTCGGTATGGGTGGCATGCACGGATGTTACGCAGCCAACATGAGCTTGTATGAGAGCGACTTGCTTATCAGCATCGGTGCGCGTTTTGATGATCGGCTTACCGGTAATCTGAAGAACTTTGCTCCACACGCGACCGTCGCCCACATCGATATCGATCCTGCTGAAATCGGTAAAAATGTGGAGACCCATATTCCGATTGTTGCAGACGCGAAAGAAGCGCTGCACAAGCTGATTGATGAACCAGGTGAAAGCTCCATGTGTGATGAGTGGCTGATGCATCTTCATCGCTATAAGGAAGAGTTTCCTTATTGGAGCAACGAGGTAGGCGGTTCCATCTCCCCCCAAAAGCTGATTGCGGAAATTCATAAGCTGACAGATGGAGATGCGATTGTGACGACAGACGTCGGGCAGCATCAAATGTGGGCCGCACAGTATTACACGTTCAAAAATCCGCACAGCTGGGTCACCTCAGGTGGACTCGGGACGATGGGATTCGGCTTCCCGGCTTCGATTGGCGCCCAGCTTGCAAAACCGGATAAGCGGGTCGTCAGCATCGTGGGAGATGGTGGATTCCAGATGACCTCTGAAGAGCTGATTCTTTTAAAAGAGATGGAACTTCCAATCAAAATCGTCATCGTCAATAACGGTTCACTCGGAATGGTGAGGCAGTGGCAGGAATCGTTTTACGAAAAAAGGTATTCGCAATCGGTGTTCATGACGCAGCCCGATTTCGTCAAATTGGCGGAATCTTATGGTGTCAAAGGCTATAAGGTCTCGACGATGGAGGAGGCACGCTTCCTTTTATCTCAGGTGTTGAACGATGAGGAACCGGCGTTGATCGATTGCCGGGTGTGTGCTGAGGAGAATGTTTATCCGATGGTGGTACCAGGTACCGGACTTCATGAAATGATCGGGGTGAGACCATGA
- the ilvN gene encoding acetolactate synthase small subunit — MKRRIVTATVLNHSGVLNRVTGLFTKRHFNIESITVGHTESEGVSKMTFVVNVEDDRQIEQLLKQLNKQIDVLKVSDITNQAIVARELALIKVLATGQTRSEINGIVEPFRALIIDMSRDTLTVQVTGDTEKVEALIELLKPYGIKELARTGLTAFTRGFQKSVTDLKQYTLLK, encoded by the coding sequence ATGAAACGGAGGATTGTAACCGCAACGGTTCTGAATCATAGCGGAGTGTTAAACCGGGTTACCGGGTTGTTTACGAAACGACATTTCAACATTGAAAGCATTACGGTCGGTCACACCGAATCAGAAGGGGTCTCCAAAATGACCTTTGTCGTCAATGTCGAGGACGATCGCCAAATTGAACAGCTGTTGAAGCAGTTGAATAAACAGATTGATGTGCTGAAGGTGTCGGACATCACGAACCAGGCGATTGTCGCACGAGAGCTGGCTTTGATCAAAGTACTGGCAACGGGGCAGACGCGATCAGAAATCAATGGAATCGTTGAACCGTTTCGGGCTCTGATCATCGATATGTCAAGAGATACACTGACGGTTCAAGTGACAGGCGACACGGAAAAAGTGGAAGCCCTCATTGAGCTTTTGAAGCCTTATGGCATAAAAGAACTCGCTCGGACAGGTTTGACTGCTTTTACCCGCGGATTCCAAAAGTCCGTCACCGATCTGAAGCAATATACGTTATTAAAATAA
- the ilvC gene encoding ketol-acid reductoisomerase, with translation MVKVYYNDDVKDEVLKGRKVAVVGYGSQGHAHAQNLRESGFDVVVGLRKGKSWDQAEADGFQVKSVKEASAEADVVMVLLPDGWQPKVYKEEIKPGLTPGKALAFAHGFNVHFHQVVPPADVDVFLVAPKGPGHLVRRTFESGAGVPALFGVHQNVTGRADELALAYAKGIGAGQAGILQTTFQEETETDLFGEQAVLCGGLTSLVKAGFETLVEAGYQPEVAYFECLHELKLIVDLMYEGGIEGMRYSVSDTAQWGDFVSGPRVVNEETKARMKEVLEDIQSGSFAKGWILENQTNRPVYNATNERDKNHEIEVVGRRLRELMPFIKKDEKKEVVFSGKD, from the coding sequence ATGGTCAAAGTCTACTACAACGATGATGTGAAGGATGAGGTTCTAAAAGGGAGGAAAGTGGCAGTTGTGGGATACGGTTCGCAAGGTCATGCCCATGCGCAGAACTTGAGGGAGAGCGGATTTGACGTTGTTGTCGGCCTTCGGAAAGGGAAGTCTTGGGATCAGGCAGAAGCAGATGGTTTTCAGGTCAAATCGGTGAAAGAAGCGAGTGCCGAAGCGGATGTTGTCATGGTCCTTTTGCCGGATGGATGGCAGCCGAAGGTATACAAAGAGGAAATCAAGCCAGGGCTGACACCAGGCAAAGCGCTCGCTTTCGCTCATGGGTTCAATGTCCATTTCCATCAAGTCGTTCCCCCGGCGGATGTCGATGTGTTTCTTGTCGCTCCGAAAGGACCAGGTCATCTTGTAAGACGGACGTTTGAGAGTGGTGCAGGTGTTCCGGCATTGTTCGGTGTCCATCAGAATGTTACAGGTCGGGCAGATGAACTGGCACTTGCCTATGCGAAAGGAATCGGCGCAGGTCAAGCAGGAATTCTCCAAACAACGTTCCAGGAGGAAACAGAAACGGATTTGTTCGGTGAACAGGCGGTCCTTTGCGGAGGACTCACTTCTCTAGTGAAAGCAGGGTTTGAAACGCTCGTTGAAGCCGGATATCAGCCTGAAGTCGCCTATTTTGAATGTCTCCATGAGCTGAAGCTGATCGTCGACCTCATGTATGAAGGTGGCATCGAAGGAATGAGATATTCCGTTTCGGATACCGCACAATGGGGCGACTTCGTTTCAGGACCGCGCGTCGTAAACGAAGAGACGAAGGCAAGGATGAAAGAGGTGCTTGAAGACATCCAATCCGGTTCATTTGCAAAAGGATGGATCCTTGAAAACCAGACGAACCGACCTGTTTACAATGCGACGAACGAACGGGACAAGAACCATGAGATCGAGGTGGTCGGACGCAGGTTGAGAGAGTTGATGCCGTTCATCAAGAAAGACGAAAAAAAGGAAGTGGTGTTCAGTGGCAAAGATTGA
- a CDS encoding 2-isopropylmalate synthase gives MAKIDVFDTTLRDGEQSAGVNLNLLEKLEIAHQLDRLNVDIIEAGFPAASKGDLLSVKRIAEAVKGSSVTGLSRANEKDIDAAWEALKGSTEPRIHVFLATSPIHMTYKLKMTTDQVLDTAVQSVKYAKKRFPHVQWSAEDACRSDRHFLVKIIQEVINAGATVINLPDTVGYMTPEQYGDLFRYVKQHVPNINRVKLSAHCHNDLGMATANTLAAIENGADQVEGTINAIGERAGNTGLEEIAVALHIREDFYGAKTRLKLDELKRTSNLVSKLTGMSVPANKAVVGNNAFAHESGIHQDGVLKEKSTYEIISPELIGVQTNRLVLGKHSGRHAFKMKVKDMGFKFTDQKLNDAFQMFKDLADKKKEVSDEDIFAILMEKQTEAEGLPVYQLKSLQVQYGMDNIPTATIAVVRPDGIYSQEAATGFGSVEAIYNTIEKLVEDSVVLLDYKIHSVGGGRDALAEVYVQVKCNEVQSSGRGTAQDVLEASARAYLDAVNRVRSVRQHDQQKATV, from the coding sequence GTGGCAAAGATTGATGTCTTCGATACGACGCTTAGAGACGGTGAACAATCGGCTGGTGTGAACTTGAATCTATTAGAAAAGCTGGAGATTGCCCATCAACTGGATAGACTGAATGTCGACATTATCGAAGCGGGTTTTCCAGCAGCCTCCAAAGGCGATTTGCTATCGGTCAAACGAATTGCGGAAGCTGTAAAAGGAAGTTCAGTCACAGGTCTCTCTAGAGCGAATGAGAAAGACATCGATGCAGCGTGGGAAGCGCTGAAAGGGTCGACGGAGCCGAGGATTCACGTTTTCCTCGCGACGTCACCGATCCATATGACCTACAAGCTGAAAATGACGACCGATCAAGTGCTGGACACAGCAGTACAATCGGTGAAATATGCGAAAAAGAGGTTCCCTCATGTTCAATGGTCCGCAGAAGATGCTTGCCGATCTGACCGACATTTTCTCGTAAAGATCATCCAGGAGGTGATTAATGCGGGCGCGACGGTCATCAATCTTCCGGATACAGTGGGATATATGACGCCAGAGCAATACGGCGACCTTTTTCGGTACGTAAAGCAACATGTGCCGAACATCAATCGAGTCAAACTGTCTGCCCATTGTCATAACGATCTTGGGATGGCGACCGCCAATACACTCGCAGCGATTGAAAACGGTGCAGATCAAGTTGAAGGGACGATCAATGCAATCGGTGAACGGGCAGGTAATACAGGTCTTGAGGAAATCGCTGTCGCGCTTCACATTCGGGAGGATTTTTATGGAGCGAAAACCAGACTCAAGCTGGATGAATTGAAGCGTACGAGCAATCTGGTCAGCAAATTGACCGGGATGAGCGTACCCGCGAATAAAGCCGTTGTCGGGAACAATGCGTTCGCACATGAATCCGGTATTCACCAGGACGGTGTGTTGAAGGAGAAGTCCACCTACGAAATTATCAGTCCTGAACTGATCGGTGTTCAAACGAACCGCCTCGTTCTCGGAAAACATTCCGGACGCCACGCCTTCAAGATGAAGGTGAAGGACATGGGCTTCAAATTCACCGATCAGAAGCTGAATGACGCATTCCAGATGTTCAAAGATCTAGCCGACAAAAAGAAAGAGGTTTCAGATGAAGACATTTTCGCAATCCTTATGGAGAAACAGACCGAAGCTGAGGGGCTGCCGGTTTACCAGTTGAAGAGTCTACAAGTCCAGTATGGAATGGACAACATTCCAACTGCGACGATTGCGGTTGTTCGGCCGGATGGTATCTACTCGCAGGAAGCAGCAACCGGTTTTGGTAGTGTCGAAGCCATCTACAATACGATTGAGAAGCTCGTAGAAGATTCGGTGGTCCTTTTAGATTACAAGATTCATTCGGTCGGTGGAGGAAGAGATGCATTGGCAGAAGTGTACGTTCAGGTGAAGTGCAACGAGGTTCAATCAAGTGGAAGAGGGACCGCTCAAGACGTATTGGAAGCTTCGGCGCGAGCTTACCTTGACGCTGTCAATCGGGTTCGTAGCGTCCGCCAGCATGATCAACAGAAAGCAACAGTTTAA
- the leuB gene encoding 3-isopropylmalate dehydrogenase, translating into MKKQVAVLPGDGIGQEVMNAALDVLKAVEEQFGHQFKVVQGDIGGVAIDRQGTPLPEETLELCKSSDAVLLGAVGGPKWNDNPVHLRPEKGLLGVRKELGLFANYRPIKTFEALRDASPLKRSVVDGVDFVIVRELTGGLYFGEPRERRGKHQEVAVDTLQYEKKEIENVVRKAFELAATRRKKVTSVDKANVLESSRMWREVVEQVAEEYPEVEVEHLLVDVAAMKLVYQPKQFDVIVTENMFGDILSDEASMLTGSLGMLPSASLRADSFGLYEPVHGSAPDIEGQNRANPLGMVLSVAMMLRHSFGLEEEAAQVERAVQDVLNAGYRTGDLEGLEKIGPVCTTREMSENLVEHFKPNHAMSGILAAYM; encoded by the coding sequence ATGAAAAAGCAAGTGGCAGTACTACCTGGAGATGGCATCGGACAAGAAGTGATGAACGCAGCATTGGATGTATTGAAAGCCGTCGAAGAACAATTCGGACATCAATTCAAGGTTGTCCAAGGGGACATTGGTGGTGTTGCCATTGATCGTCAGGGCACTCCATTACCTGAAGAAACCCTTGAGCTTTGCAAATCGAGCGATGCTGTCCTGCTTGGGGCAGTTGGAGGCCCGAAGTGGAACGACAATCCTGTCCATTTGAGACCTGAAAAGGGCTTGCTCGGGGTCCGGAAAGAACTTGGACTCTTTGCCAATTATCGACCGATTAAAACCTTTGAAGCGCTGAGGGATGCTTCGCCATTAAAGCGCTCTGTCGTGGATGGTGTGGATTTTGTCATCGTACGGGAGCTTACGGGTGGATTGTATTTCGGCGAACCTCGCGAAAGAAGAGGAAAGCATCAAGAAGTCGCCGTTGATACCCTTCAATATGAGAAAAAAGAGATCGAAAATGTTGTACGCAAGGCGTTCGAACTTGCAGCTACACGTAGGAAGAAAGTGACGTCCGTCGATAAAGCGAATGTACTGGAATCGAGCCGGATGTGGAGAGAGGTTGTCGAGCAGGTGGCTGAAGAGTATCCGGAGGTTGAAGTGGAGCATTTGCTCGTAGACGTAGCGGCTATGAAACTCGTTTATCAGCCGAAGCAGTTCGACGTCATCGTCACAGAGAATATGTTCGGCGACATCTTGAGTGATGAAGCGTCCATGTTAACTGGATCTCTTGGAATGCTGCCCTCTGCAAGCCTTCGGGCAGACAGCTTTGGATTATATGAGCCGGTGCACGGGTCCGCTCCGGATATTGAAGGTCAAAATCGGGCGAACCCACTCGGTATGGTGTTGTCTGTCGCGATGATGCTCCGCCATTCCTTCGGTTTGGAAGAAGAAGCTGCTCAGGTGGAGCGTGCAGTTCAAGATGTGCTCAACGCCGGCTATCGAACCGGTGACCTGGAGGGGCTTGAGAAAATCGGCCCAGTATGTACGACGAGGGAGATGAGCGAAAATCTGGTGGAGCATTTCAAACCGAATCACGCCATGTCTGGAATCCTAGCAGCCTATATGTGA